The proteins below come from a single Aegilops tauschii subsp. strangulata cultivar AL8/78 chromosome 6, Aet v6.0, whole genome shotgun sequence genomic window:
- the LOC109766344 gene encoding lipoxygenase 2.3, chloroplastic, producing the protein MIHLKQPLVLSAQSSNVASPPLFATAAAASGQQRRASGAGRSRSGRWLTARRISCASTEEAVGVSTSVTTKERSLTVTAVVTAQAPTSVYVARGLDDIQDLFGKTLLLELVSSELDPKTGREREKVKGFAHMTLKEGTYEAKMSVPASFGPVGAVLVENEHHREMFIKDVKLITGGDESTAITFDVASWVHSKFDDPEPRVFFTVKSYLPSQTPPGIEALRKKELEKLRGDGHSERKFHERVYDYDTYNDLGDPDKNIDHKRPVLGTKEHPYPRRCRTGRPKTLYDPETERRSSPVYVPRDEQFSDVKGRTFSATTLRSGLHAILPALAPLLNNSQCFSHFPAIDALYSDGIPLPVDGHGGASFNVINDVIPRVVQMIEDTTEHVLRFEVPEMLERDRFSWFRDEEFARQTLAGLNPICIRRLTEFPIVSKLDPAVYGPAESALTKEVLEKMMNGRMTVEEAVEKKRLFLLDYHDVFLPYVHRVRELPDTTLYGSRTVFFLSEEGTLMPLAIELTRPQSPTRPQWRRAFTHGPDATESWLWKLAKAHVLTHDTGYHQLVSHWLRTHACVEPYIIATNRQLSRMHPVHRLLHPHFRYTMEINALAREALINADGIIEEAFWPGRYSIELSSVAYGAAWQFDTEALPEDLVSRGLAVRRDDGELELAIKDYPYADDGLLIWGSIKQWASDYVDFYYKSDGDVAGDKELRAWWEEVRTKGHADKKDEPWWPVCDSKENLVQILTIIMWVTSGHHAAVNFGQYHYAGYFPNRPTVVRKNIPVEENRDDEMKKFMARPEEVLLQSLPSQMQAIKVMATLDILSSHSPDEEYMGEYAEPAWLAEPMVKAAFEKFSGRLKEVEGTIDQRNNNPENKNRCGAGIVPYELLKPFSEPGVTGRGIPNSISI; encoded by the exons ATGATCCATCTGAAGCAGCCGCTGGTGCTCTCCGCGCAGAGCAGCAATGTTGCCTCACCGCCGCTCTTCGCCACGGCGGCGGCCGCGAGCGGCCAGCAGAGGCGGGCGTCCGGCGCCGGGAGGAGCCGCTCTGGGCGCTGGCTCACGGCGCGCAGGATAAGCTGCGCGTCGACCGAGGAGGCCGTCGGCGTCTCGACGTCCGTGACGACCAAGGAGAGGTCGCTGACGGTGACGGCCGTCGTGACCGCGCAGGCGCCGACCTCCGTGTACGTCGCCCGCGGCCTCGACGACATCCAGGACCTCTTCGGCAAGACACTGCTGCTCGAGCTCGTCAGCTCCGAGCTTGACCCCA AGACGGGAAGGGAGAGGGAGAAAGTTAAGGGGTTCGCGCACATGACGCTCAAGGAGGGGACGTACGAGGCCAAGATGTCGGTGCCGGCGTCGTTCGGGCCGGTGGGCGCGGTGCTGGTGGAGAACGAGCACCACAGGGAGATGTTCATCAAGGACGTCAAGCTCATCACCGGCGGCGACGAGAGCACCGCCATCACCTTCGACGTCGCCTCCTGGGTGCACTCCAAGTTCGACGACCCCGAGCCGCGCGTCTTCTTCACCGTCAAG TCATACCTGCCGTCGCAGACGCCGCCGGGAATCGAGGCGCTGAGGAAGAAGGAGCTGGAGAAGCTGCGTGGCGACGGGCACAGCGAGCGCAAGTTCCACGAGCGCGTCTACGACTACGACACGTACAACGACCTCGGCGACCCTGACAAGAACATCGACCACAAACGCCCGGTGCTGGGCACCAAGGAGCACCCCTACCCTCGCCGGTGCCGCACCGGCCGGCCCAAGACCCTCTACG ATCCGGAGACGGAGAGGAGGAGCTCGCCGGTGTACGTGCCGCGCGACGAGCAGTTCTCGGACGTCAAGGGGCGGACGTTCAGCGCGACGACGCTGCGGTCGGGGCTGCACGCCATCCTGCCGGCGCTGGCGCCGCTGCTCAACAACTCGCAGTGCTTCTCGCACTTCCCGGCCATCGACGCCCTCTACAGCGACGGCATCCCGCTCCCCGTCGACGGGCACGGCGGCGCCTCCTTCAACGTCATCAACGACGTCATTCCCCGTGTCGTCCAGATGATCGAGGACACCACCGAGCACGTCCTCCGCTTCGAGGTCCCCGAGATGCTTGAGA GGGACCGATTTTCGTGGTTCAGAGACGAGGAGTTCGCGAGGCAGACGCTCGCCGGGCTCAACCCTATCTGCATCCGCCGCCTCACG GAATTCCCCATCGTGAGCAAGCTGGACCCGGCGGTGTACGGGCCGGCGGAGTCGGCGCTGACCAAGGAGGTCCTGGAGAAGATGATGAACGGGCGCATGACGGTGGAGGAGGCGGTGGAGAAGAAGCGGCTGTTCCTGCTGGACTACCACGACGTGTTCCTGCCGTACGTGCACAGGGTGCGCGAGCTGCCGGACACGACGCTGTACGGGTCCCGCACCGTCTTCTTCCTGAGCGAGGAGGGCACGCTGATGCCGCTGGCCATCGAGCTGACGCGGCCGCAGTCGCCGACCAGGCCGCAGTGGAGGCGCGCCTTCACGCACGGCCCCGACGCCACCGAGTCGTGGCTGTGGAAGCTGGCCAAGGCGCACGTGCTGACCCACGACACCGGCTACCACCAGCTGGTCAGCCACTGGCTGCGCACGCACGCCTGCGTCGAGCCCTACATCATCGCCACCAACCGGCAGCTCAGCCGGATGCACCCGGTGCACCGCCTGCTGCACCCGCACTTCCGCTACACCATGGAGATCAACGCGCTGGCCAGGGAGGCGCTCATCAACGCCGACGGCATCATCGAGGAGGCCTTCTGGCCGGGGAGGTACTCCATCGAGCTCAGCTCCGTCGCCTACGGCGCCGCCTGGCAGTTCGACACGGAGGCGCTGCCGGAGGACCTGGTAAGCCGGGGGCTCGCCGTGCGCAGGGACgacggcgagctcgagctcgccatCAAGGACTACCCGTACGCCGACGACGGGCTCCTCATCTGGGGCTCCATCAAGCAGTGGGCGTCCGACTACGTGGACTTCTACTACAAGTCGGACGGCGACGTCGCCGGCGACAAGGAGCTGCGGGCGTGGTGGGAGGAGGTGCGCACCAAGGGGCACGCGGACAAGAAGGACGAGCCGTGGTGGCCCGTGTGCGACTCCAAGGAGAACCTCGTCCAGATCCTGACCATCATCATGTGGGTCACGTccggccaccacgccgccgtcAACTTCGGGCAGTACCATTACGCCGGGTACTTCCCCAACCGTCCGACGGTGGTGCGGAAGAACATCCCGGTGGAAGAAAACCGGGACGATGAGATGAagaagttcatggcaaggccagAGGAGGTGCTGCTGCAGAGCCTCCCCTCGCAGATGCAGGCCATCAAGGTGATGGCGACGCTGGACATCCTCTCCTCACACTCCCCCGACGAGGAGTACATGGGAGAGTACGCGGAGCCGGCGTGGCTGGCAGAGCCCATGGTGAAGGCGGCATTCGAGAAGTTCAGTGGCAGACTGAAGGAGGTGGAGGGCACCATCGACCAGCGAAACAACAACCCGGAGAACAAGAACAGGTGTGGCGCCGGCATCGTGCCGTACGAGCTGCTCAAGCCGTTCTCAGAACCAGGGGTCACTGGGAGGGGCATCCCCAACAGCATCTCCATCTGA
- the LOC109766345 gene encoding protein STRUBBELIG-RECEPTOR FAMILY 8 isoform X2 translates to MRGARGIGVAAARHLLAAVVLWAAFSSAASFTDPSDAIGIWALYRALDSPWQLSGWTSMGGDPCGRDGEHGSWHGVFCKDSCVVAINISGLGVGGWLGPELLKLHSLKELDVSFNNIAGEIPPTLPPNVEYLNLAANKFEGNIPPSLPYLHSLKYLNLSYNKLSGIVGDVFVNMESLVTMDLSFNSFDGDLPRSFSSLNNLHYLYLQHNEFTGSVILLADLPLVALNIENNHFSGYVPGTFEFISELRIDGNHFQPGFKPSSSSFSRTIHSPPPAHHPRPPSPPPPSPAVKQNSKRGPKPLQPFVSYASLHSPSHHRKSHSRVTAAAIASVVCTMFALFIVGLVLKSRKGGTCGPKSTADNIKSLPANLEGVPKANEVLNSWSSLMNGHDTSSSNNDSIIPGRVPKRKSCAKTSKNLAPAKQFLAVDIMAATRNFNEECLIGEGFTGRVYRGDFPDGQLLAIKKINMIDLSLSEQDELMDILGNMSRLKHPNISSLVGYCVEFGHCVLLYEYAENGSLEDLLFSAATRSRALSWKARMKIALGVTYALEYIHLMCSPPFAHGNIKATNILLDAQLMPYLSHCGLAKFSHFVSATRMDSEALSGAKGYAAPEANGSGTDIIKADIYSFGVILLVLLTGQKAFDSSRGPNDQFLVDWASPHLHDLNSLGRITDPRIRGSMPPKAISALGNIILLCIKSPDSRPPMKVITDKLVKLVESNTIHKLEADAQDPSFITTRPYFEPSSTARVQLRAASPGDEDMLFSNFARCCYTLCCRGSSEYMKRHSSLQFSVDAN, encoded by the exons ATGCGGGGCGCGCGTGGCATCGGAGTGGCCGCGGCGCGTCATCTCCTCGCCGCGGTGGTGCTGTGGGCCGCGTTTTCCTCCGCCGCGTCCTTCACTGATCCCTCCGACG CGATCGGGATCTGGGCACTATATCGCGCACTGGACTCACCATGGCAGCTTTCTGGGTGGACATCCATGGGTGGTGACCCCTGCGGCAGGGATGGGGAACATGGATCGTGGCATGGGGTCTTTTGCAAGGACTCGTGTGTCGTGGCTAT AAATATTAGTGGGCTTGGGGTTGGTGGCTGGCTTGGCCCAGAGCTGCTCAAACTCCACTCTTTAAAAGAGCT GGATGTGAGCTTCAACAACATCGCTGGTGAAATCCCACCCACTTTGCCTCCAAATGTGGAATACTT AAATTTGGCAGCTAACAAGTTTGAGGGAAATATACCACCATCACTACCATATTTGCACTCCCTGAAATATCT GAATCTCAGCTATAATAAGCTCTCTGGAATAGTTGGTGATGTTTTTGTTAACATGGAAAGCTTAGTTACAAT GGACTTGTCATTCAACTCTTTCGATGGTGACCTGCCACGATCATTTAGTTCATTGAACAACCTTCACTATCT TTATTTACAGCATAATGAGTTTACCGGATCTGTGATTTTGTTAGCAGACCTTCCATTGGTAGCACT CAACATTGAGAATAATCACTTCAGCGGTTATGTGCCTGGAACTTTTGAGTTCATTTCTGAGTTGAG GATTGATGGGAACCATTTTCAACCAGGTTTCAAACCTTCATCGTCCTCATTTTCTAGGACCATTCATTCACCTCCACCCGCACATCATCCTCGACCTCCATCTCCACCTCCACCTTCACCAGCAGTCAAGCAGAACTCAAAGCGCGGGCCAAAACCTCTGCAACCTTTTGTGAGCTATGCTTCTCTGCACAGTCCTAGCCACCATAGGAAGTCACACTCTCGAGTGACAGCTGCTGCAATAGCTAGCGTTGTTTGCACAATGTTTGCACTCTTCATTGTTGGATTGGTTCTGAAAAGCCGGAAAGGTGGTACATGTGGCCCAAAGAGCACCGCTGACAATATCAAGTCTTTACCAGCCAATTTGGAAGGAG TCCCTAAAGCAAATGAGGTCCTGAACTCTTGGAGTTCTCTTATGAATGGCCATGATACTTCCTCTAGCAATAATGATAGCATTATACCTGGAAGAGTTCCCAAAAGGAAAAGTTGTGCTAAGACATCTAAAAATCTTGCACCTGCAAAACAGTTTCTGGCAGTTGACATTATGGCGGCTACCCGGAACTTCAATGAAGAATGCCTTATCGGTGAAGGTTTCACTGGCCGAGTTTACAGAGGTGATTTTCCTGATGGCCAG CTGCTGGCTATCAAGAAGATCAACATGATAGATTTATCATTGTCAGAACAAGATGAGCTCATGGACATTCTTGGGAATATGTCCAGATTAAAGCACCCTAATATATCTTCGCTTGTGGGCTACTGTGTGGAGTTTGGGCATTGTGTACTTTTATATGAGTATGCAGAAAATGGTTCTCTTGAAGATCTTCTGTTTTCAGCAGCCACAAGGTCGAGGGCTTTGTCATGGAAAGCTCGGATGAAGATTGCTCTAGGAGTTACCTATGCTCTAGA ATACATACATTTGATGTGCTCCCCTCCATTTGCCCATGGAAATATTAAAGCTACAAATATTTTACTTGACGCTCAGCTCATGCCCTACCTCAGTCACTGTGGGTTAGCGAAGTTCAGCCATTTTGTCAGCGCCACAAGAATG GATTCGGAAGCCCTCAGTGGTGCTAAAGGCTATGCTGCTCCTGAGGCTAATGGTTCAGGAACAGATATAATCAAAGCTGATATTTACAGTTTTGGCGTGATATTGCTTGTGCTTTTGACTGGGCAAAAGGCTTTTGACAG TTCAAGAGGGCCGAATGATCAGTTTCTAGTTGATTGGGCATCTCCTCATCTCCATGACCTTAATTCTCTGGGAAGAATAACTGATCCAAGAATACGTGGCTCTATGCCACCTAAAGCTATTTCTGCATTAGGCAACATCATCTTGCTTTGCATCAAG TCACCGGATTCCCGCCCGCCGATGAAAGTCATAACAGACAAATTAGTAAAGCTTGTCGAGAGCAACACGATACATAAGTTGGAGGCTGATGCTCAGGACCCCTCTTTCATAACAACCCGACCATATTTTGAGCCATCCTCCACCG CCAGGGTGCAACTGAGAGCTGCATCTCCCGGTGACGAAGACATGCTCTTCTCAAATTTTGCCAGATGTTGTTATACTTTGTGTTGTCGAGGTAGCTCCGAGTATATGAAGCGTCACAGCTCTTTACAATTTTCTGTCGATGCCAATTGA
- the LOC109766345 gene encoding protein STRUBBELIG-RECEPTOR FAMILY 8 isoform X1, which translates to MRGARGIGVAAARHLLAAVVLWAAFSSAASFTDPSDAIGIWALYRALDSPWQLSGWTSMGGDPCGRDGEHGSWHGVFCKDSCVVAINISGLGVGGWLGPELLKLHSLKELDVSFNNIAGEIPPTLPPNVEYLNLAANKFEGNIPPSLPYLHSLKYLNLSYNKLSGIVGDVFVNMESLVTMDLSFNSFDGDLPRSFSSLNNLHYLYLQHNEFTGSVILLADLPLVALNIENNHFSGYVPGTFEFISELRIDGNHFQPGFKPSSSSFSRTIHSPPPAHHPRPPSPPPPSPAVKQNSKRGPKPLQPFVSYASLHSPSHHRKSHSRVTAAAIASVVCTMFALFIVGLVLKSRKGGTCGPKSTADNIKSLPANLEGVPKANEVLNSWSSLMNGHDTSSSNNDSIIPGRVPKRKSCAKTSKNLAPAKQFLAVDIMAATRNFNEECLIGEGFTGRVYRGDFPDGQLLAIKKINMIDLSLSEQDELMDILGNMSRLKHPNISSLVGYCVEFGHCVLLYEYAENGSLEDLLFSAATRSRALSWKARMKIALGVTYALEYIHLMCSPPFAHGNIKATNILLDAQLMPYLSHCGLAKFSHFVSATRMDSEALSGAKGYAAPEANGSGTDIIKADIYSFGVILLVLLTGQKAFDSSRGPNDQFLVDWASPHLHDLNSLGRITDPRIRGSMPPKAISALGNIILLCIKQSPDSRPPMKVITDKLVKLVESNTIHKLEADAQDPSFITTRPYFEPSSTARVQLRAASPGDEDMLFSNFARCCYTLCCRGSSEYMKRHSSLQFSVDAN; encoded by the exons ATGCGGGGCGCGCGTGGCATCGGAGTGGCCGCGGCGCGTCATCTCCTCGCCGCGGTGGTGCTGTGGGCCGCGTTTTCCTCCGCCGCGTCCTTCACTGATCCCTCCGACG CGATCGGGATCTGGGCACTATATCGCGCACTGGACTCACCATGGCAGCTTTCTGGGTGGACATCCATGGGTGGTGACCCCTGCGGCAGGGATGGGGAACATGGATCGTGGCATGGGGTCTTTTGCAAGGACTCGTGTGTCGTGGCTAT AAATATTAGTGGGCTTGGGGTTGGTGGCTGGCTTGGCCCAGAGCTGCTCAAACTCCACTCTTTAAAAGAGCT GGATGTGAGCTTCAACAACATCGCTGGTGAAATCCCACCCACTTTGCCTCCAAATGTGGAATACTT AAATTTGGCAGCTAACAAGTTTGAGGGAAATATACCACCATCACTACCATATTTGCACTCCCTGAAATATCT GAATCTCAGCTATAATAAGCTCTCTGGAATAGTTGGTGATGTTTTTGTTAACATGGAAAGCTTAGTTACAAT GGACTTGTCATTCAACTCTTTCGATGGTGACCTGCCACGATCATTTAGTTCATTGAACAACCTTCACTATCT TTATTTACAGCATAATGAGTTTACCGGATCTGTGATTTTGTTAGCAGACCTTCCATTGGTAGCACT CAACATTGAGAATAATCACTTCAGCGGTTATGTGCCTGGAACTTTTGAGTTCATTTCTGAGTTGAG GATTGATGGGAACCATTTTCAACCAGGTTTCAAACCTTCATCGTCCTCATTTTCTAGGACCATTCATTCACCTCCACCCGCACATCATCCTCGACCTCCATCTCCACCTCCACCTTCACCAGCAGTCAAGCAGAACTCAAAGCGCGGGCCAAAACCTCTGCAACCTTTTGTGAGCTATGCTTCTCTGCACAGTCCTAGCCACCATAGGAAGTCACACTCTCGAGTGACAGCTGCTGCAATAGCTAGCGTTGTTTGCACAATGTTTGCACTCTTCATTGTTGGATTGGTTCTGAAAAGCCGGAAAGGTGGTACATGTGGCCCAAAGAGCACCGCTGACAATATCAAGTCTTTACCAGCCAATTTGGAAGGAG TCCCTAAAGCAAATGAGGTCCTGAACTCTTGGAGTTCTCTTATGAATGGCCATGATACTTCCTCTAGCAATAATGATAGCATTATACCTGGAAGAGTTCCCAAAAGGAAAAGTTGTGCTAAGACATCTAAAAATCTTGCACCTGCAAAACAGTTTCTGGCAGTTGACATTATGGCGGCTACCCGGAACTTCAATGAAGAATGCCTTATCGGTGAAGGTTTCACTGGCCGAGTTTACAGAGGTGATTTTCCTGATGGCCAG CTGCTGGCTATCAAGAAGATCAACATGATAGATTTATCATTGTCAGAACAAGATGAGCTCATGGACATTCTTGGGAATATGTCCAGATTAAAGCACCCTAATATATCTTCGCTTGTGGGCTACTGTGTGGAGTTTGGGCATTGTGTACTTTTATATGAGTATGCAGAAAATGGTTCTCTTGAAGATCTTCTGTTTTCAGCAGCCACAAGGTCGAGGGCTTTGTCATGGAAAGCTCGGATGAAGATTGCTCTAGGAGTTACCTATGCTCTAGA ATACATACATTTGATGTGCTCCCCTCCATTTGCCCATGGAAATATTAAAGCTACAAATATTTTACTTGACGCTCAGCTCATGCCCTACCTCAGTCACTGTGGGTTAGCGAAGTTCAGCCATTTTGTCAGCGCCACAAGAATG GATTCGGAAGCCCTCAGTGGTGCTAAAGGCTATGCTGCTCCTGAGGCTAATGGTTCAGGAACAGATATAATCAAAGCTGATATTTACAGTTTTGGCGTGATATTGCTTGTGCTTTTGACTGGGCAAAAGGCTTTTGACAG TTCAAGAGGGCCGAATGATCAGTTTCTAGTTGATTGGGCATCTCCTCATCTCCATGACCTTAATTCTCTGGGAAGAATAACTGATCCAAGAATACGTGGCTCTATGCCACCTAAAGCTATTTCTGCATTAGGCAACATCATCTTGCTTTGCATCAAG CAGTCACCGGATTCCCGCCCGCCGATGAAAGTCATAACAGACAAATTAGTAAAGCTTGTCGAGAGCAACACGATACATAAGTTGGAGGCTGATGCTCAGGACCCCTCTTTCATAACAACCCGACCATATTTTGAGCCATCCTCCACCG CCAGGGTGCAACTGAGAGCTGCATCTCCCGGTGACGAAGACATGCTCTTCTCAAATTTTGCCAGATGTTGTTATACTTTGTGTTGTCGAGGTAGCTCCGAGTATATGAAGCGTCACAGCTCTTTACAATTTTCTGTCGATGCCAATTGA
- the LOC109766345 gene encoding protein STRUBBELIG-RECEPTOR FAMILY 8 isoform X3 — protein sequence MRGARGIGVAAARHLLAAVVLWAAFSSAASFTDPSDAIGIWALYRALDSPWQLSGWTSMGGDPCGRDGEHGSWHGVFCKDSCVVAINISGLGVGGWLGPELLKLHSLKELDVSFNNIAGEIPPTLPPNVEYLNLAANKFEGNIPPSLPYLHSLKYLNLSYNKLSGIVGDVFVNMESLVTMDLSFNSFDGDLPRSFSSLNNLHYLYLQHNEFTGSVILLADLPLVALNIENNHFSGYVPGTFEFISELRIDGNHFQPGFKPSSSSFSRTIHSPPPAHHPRPPSPPPPSPAVKQNSKRGPKPLQPFVSYASLHSPSHHRKSHSRVTAAAIASVVCTMFALFIVGLVLKSRKGGTCGPKSTADNIKSLPANLEGVPKANEVLNSWSSLMNGHDTSSSNNDSIIPGRVPKRKSCAKTSKNLAPAKQFLAVDIMAATRNFNEECLIGEGFTGRVYRGDFPDGQLLAIKKINMIDLSLSEQDELMDILGNMSRLKHPNISSLVGYCVEFGHCVLLYEYAENGSLEDLLFSAATRSRALSWKARMKIALGVTYALEYIHLMCSPPFAHGNIKATNILLDAQLMPYLSHCGLAKFSHFVSATRMDSEALSGAKGYAAPEANGSGTDIIKADIYSFGVILLVLLTGQKAFDSSRGPNDQFLVDWASPHLHDLNSLGRITDPRIRGSMPPKAISALGNIILLCIKQSPDSRPPMKVITDKLVKLVESNTIHKLEADAQDPSFITTRPYFEPSSTVSQGATESCISR from the exons ATGCGGGGCGCGCGTGGCATCGGAGTGGCCGCGGCGCGTCATCTCCTCGCCGCGGTGGTGCTGTGGGCCGCGTTTTCCTCCGCCGCGTCCTTCACTGATCCCTCCGACG CGATCGGGATCTGGGCACTATATCGCGCACTGGACTCACCATGGCAGCTTTCTGGGTGGACATCCATGGGTGGTGACCCCTGCGGCAGGGATGGGGAACATGGATCGTGGCATGGGGTCTTTTGCAAGGACTCGTGTGTCGTGGCTAT AAATATTAGTGGGCTTGGGGTTGGTGGCTGGCTTGGCCCAGAGCTGCTCAAACTCCACTCTTTAAAAGAGCT GGATGTGAGCTTCAACAACATCGCTGGTGAAATCCCACCCACTTTGCCTCCAAATGTGGAATACTT AAATTTGGCAGCTAACAAGTTTGAGGGAAATATACCACCATCACTACCATATTTGCACTCCCTGAAATATCT GAATCTCAGCTATAATAAGCTCTCTGGAATAGTTGGTGATGTTTTTGTTAACATGGAAAGCTTAGTTACAAT GGACTTGTCATTCAACTCTTTCGATGGTGACCTGCCACGATCATTTAGTTCATTGAACAACCTTCACTATCT TTATTTACAGCATAATGAGTTTACCGGATCTGTGATTTTGTTAGCAGACCTTCCATTGGTAGCACT CAACATTGAGAATAATCACTTCAGCGGTTATGTGCCTGGAACTTTTGAGTTCATTTCTGAGTTGAG GATTGATGGGAACCATTTTCAACCAGGTTTCAAACCTTCATCGTCCTCATTTTCTAGGACCATTCATTCACCTCCACCCGCACATCATCCTCGACCTCCATCTCCACCTCCACCTTCACCAGCAGTCAAGCAGAACTCAAAGCGCGGGCCAAAACCTCTGCAACCTTTTGTGAGCTATGCTTCTCTGCACAGTCCTAGCCACCATAGGAAGTCACACTCTCGAGTGACAGCTGCTGCAATAGCTAGCGTTGTTTGCACAATGTTTGCACTCTTCATTGTTGGATTGGTTCTGAAAAGCCGGAAAGGTGGTACATGTGGCCCAAAGAGCACCGCTGACAATATCAAGTCTTTACCAGCCAATTTGGAAGGAG TCCCTAAAGCAAATGAGGTCCTGAACTCTTGGAGTTCTCTTATGAATGGCCATGATACTTCCTCTAGCAATAATGATAGCATTATACCTGGAAGAGTTCCCAAAAGGAAAAGTTGTGCTAAGACATCTAAAAATCTTGCACCTGCAAAACAGTTTCTGGCAGTTGACATTATGGCGGCTACCCGGAACTTCAATGAAGAATGCCTTATCGGTGAAGGTTTCACTGGCCGAGTTTACAGAGGTGATTTTCCTGATGGCCAG CTGCTGGCTATCAAGAAGATCAACATGATAGATTTATCATTGTCAGAACAAGATGAGCTCATGGACATTCTTGGGAATATGTCCAGATTAAAGCACCCTAATATATCTTCGCTTGTGGGCTACTGTGTGGAGTTTGGGCATTGTGTACTTTTATATGAGTATGCAGAAAATGGTTCTCTTGAAGATCTTCTGTTTTCAGCAGCCACAAGGTCGAGGGCTTTGTCATGGAAAGCTCGGATGAAGATTGCTCTAGGAGTTACCTATGCTCTAGA ATACATACATTTGATGTGCTCCCCTCCATTTGCCCATGGAAATATTAAAGCTACAAATATTTTACTTGACGCTCAGCTCATGCCCTACCTCAGTCACTGTGGGTTAGCGAAGTTCAGCCATTTTGTCAGCGCCACAAGAATG GATTCGGAAGCCCTCAGTGGTGCTAAAGGCTATGCTGCTCCTGAGGCTAATGGTTCAGGAACAGATATAATCAAAGCTGATATTTACAGTTTTGGCGTGATATTGCTTGTGCTTTTGACTGGGCAAAAGGCTTTTGACAG TTCAAGAGGGCCGAATGATCAGTTTCTAGTTGATTGGGCATCTCCTCATCTCCATGACCTTAATTCTCTGGGAAGAATAACTGATCCAAGAATACGTGGCTCTATGCCACCTAAAGCTATTTCTGCATTAGGCAACATCATCTTGCTTTGCATCAAG CAGTCACCGGATTCCCGCCCGCCGATGAAAGTCATAACAGACAAATTAGTAAAGCTTGTCGAGAGCAACACGATACATAAGTTGGAGGCTGATGCTCAGGACCCCTCTTTCATAACAACCCGACCATATTTTGAGCCATCCTCCACCG TCAGCCAGGGTGCAACTGAGAGCTGCATCTCCCGGTGA